The Pseudomonas extremaustralis genome contains a region encoding:
- a CDS encoding sensor histidine kinase: MEFKQSLAQRIIIAFALMSALVAGAFAVGIIATVHLVEEKLISAGLGGDLQRLLLMDTMEDWRHRPEPDQLFYFSGGPGDFELPKDLRHLEPGFHEVFREALSYHAMVEVVDGRRYVLLQDQSDFEERERVLFAVVLVGFVLSLALAVFLGWVLARKVMAPVVRLARQVRHRDQLLGLAPPLAPDYAADEVGELAVAFDATLGRLRQALSREQLFTSDVSHELRTPLMVLASSCELLLENPAIDQRGRSQVERIARACEEMRELVQTFLMLARAQHDNGSMSPKITLEQAAEDLLGIWSEPIEQKGLVLIYQPGNPLATRYNATFLHAVMGNLLRNALHYTEQGFIRLTLEPSGFLVEDSGVGIPEDKREAMFEPFVRGSEKRGEGLGLGLSLVQRICENQGWSVSLSPVEPHGCRFHVELSQVKP; the protein is encoded by the coding sequence ATGGAGTTTAAGCAAAGCCTTGCTCAGCGGATCATCATTGCCTTTGCGCTGATGAGTGCGTTGGTGGCGGGCGCTTTTGCCGTGGGCATCATCGCGACCGTGCACCTGGTGGAAGAGAAGTTGATCTCGGCCGGCCTGGGCGGTGACCTGCAGCGTCTGTTGCTGATGGACACCATGGAGGATTGGCGGCATCGGCCCGAGCCGGACCAGTTGTTTTACTTCAGCGGTGGCCCCGGCGATTTCGAGTTACCCAAGGACCTGCGGCATCTGGAACCGGGCTTTCATGAGGTGTTCCGCGAGGCGCTGTCGTACCACGCCATGGTTGAAGTGGTCGATGGTCGGCGCTATGTGCTGTTGCAGGATCAAAGCGATTTCGAAGAGCGTGAGCGCGTGCTGTTCGCCGTGGTGCTGGTGGGCTTCGTGCTCAGCCTGGCGCTGGCGGTATTCCTCGGTTGGGTGCTGGCCCGCAAGGTAATGGCGCCGGTGGTGCGTCTGGCCCGTCAGGTGCGGCACCGCGACCAGTTGTTGGGCCTGGCACCGCCCCTGGCGCCGGACTACGCGGCCGACGAAGTCGGTGAGCTGGCCGTGGCCTTCGACGCCACGCTGGGACGCTTGCGTCAGGCCTTGTCCCGTGAGCAGCTGTTTACCAGTGATGTCAGCCATGAATTGCGCACGCCCTTGATGGTGCTGGCCAGCTCCTGCGAACTCTTGCTGGAAAACCCGGCCATCGATCAGCGCGGACGTAGCCAGGTCGAGCGGATCGCCCGTGCTTGTGAAGAGATGCGTGAGCTGGTCCAGACCTTCCTGATGCTCGCCCGTGCCCAGCACGACAACGGCAGTATGTCGCCCAAGATCACGCTGGAACAGGCGGCCGAGGATCTGCTCGGCATCTGGAGTGAGCCCATCGAGCAGAAAGGCCTGGTGTTGATCTACCAACCGGGCAACCCGCTGGCTACCCGCTACAACGCCACCTTCCTGCATGCGGTGATGGGCAACCTGCTGCGCAACGCCCTGCATTACACCGAGCAAGGGTTCATTCGCCTGACCCTCGAACCCAGTGGGTTCCTGGTGGAAGACTCGGGCGTGGGCATTCCCGAAGATAAGCGTGAGGCCATGTTCGAGCCGTTTGTACGCGGCAGCGAGAAGCGCGGGGAAGGGCTCGGTCTGGGGCTGTCGCTGGTGCAGCGCATCTGCGAGAACCAGGGCTGGAGCGTCAGCCTCAGTCCAGTGGAACCCCATGGTTGTCGCTTCCATGTGGAGTTGAGTCAGGTCAAACCCTGA
- a CDS encoding class I SAM-dependent methyltransferase, protein MPTPIKLEFSEKYDDEHAREYLLKHQDNLARRLSHKRDEQLARSALAMAGEPGLVLDLPCGAGRFWPLLAEKPNRVIIGADNSASMLKVATLAQPADVVKRVRPLQTSAFDIDLPNNSVDCIFCMRLLHHIGDPEHRLAILQEFQRVTRDSVIISLWVDGNFKAWKRKRLENRRRKKGEQDGYQNRFVLPAATVEAEFEQAGFRVQESLDFIPLYAMWRVYVLRKR, encoded by the coding sequence ATGCCTACCCCGATCAAGCTCGAATTTTCCGAAAAGTACGACGATGAGCACGCTCGCGAGTATTTGCTCAAGCATCAGGACAATTTGGCTCGCCGGTTGTCCCACAAACGCGACGAGCAATTGGCCCGTAGCGCGCTGGCGATGGCCGGTGAGCCTGGCTTGGTGCTGGACCTGCCGTGCGGTGCCGGGCGTTTCTGGCCGCTGCTGGCGGAAAAACCCAACCGCGTGATCATCGGCGCCGACAATTCGGCCTCGATGTTGAAGGTGGCCACGCTTGCCCAGCCAGCGGATGTGGTGAAACGGGTACGGCCTTTGCAGACATCTGCATTCGATATCGATTTACCGAATAACTCGGTGGACTGCATTTTTTGTATGCGCCTGTTGCACCACATTGGTGATCCGGAGCACAGGCTGGCGATATTGCAGGAATTTCAGCGGGTTACCCGCGACAGTGTGATTATTTCGCTTTGGGTTGATGGCAATTTCAAAGCGTGGAAACGCAAGCGTCTGGAAAACCGTCGTCGCAAGAAGGGTGAGCAAGACGGTTACCAAAACAGGTTTGTGTTACCGGCTGCTACTGTTGAAGCAGAGTTTGAGCAAGCCGGTTTTCGTGTTCAGGAATCCCTGGACTTCATACCGCTCTACGCCATGTGGCGAGTGTATGTATTGCGCAAGAGGTAA
- a CDS encoding lipopolysaccharide kinase InaA family protein, producing the protein MAVECVAASHIAPEERFDYFWRQQGEWVEEPNRRRGGESGVQRVMSVNGRLLYSKRQTGHIYRSLLHPFGRPTVLRERDALKGLRQLDVRVPEMVFCGARRDPQHRWKALLVTAALDGFDEIENWYAAGGREQYGELVHERLLKELAGTLARMHKGRWQHGCLYMKHVFVRVTGEGDSASVDVALLDFEKCRQRLTAYRAASHDMRQLRRHSSWSSADWEKLSYFYETAFGSAIKGLTK; encoded by the coding sequence ATGGCAGTTGAGTGCGTAGCAGCCAGTCACATCGCTCCCGAGGAGCGTTTCGATTATTTTTGGCGCCAGCAGGGTGAGTGGGTCGAAGAACCCAATCGTCGGCGCGGCGGTGAAAGTGGTGTGCAACGCGTCATGAGCGTCAATGGTCGCCTGCTCTACAGCAAGCGCCAGACAGGGCACATCTACCGCAGTTTGCTGCACCCGTTTGGACGCCCCACGGTGTTGCGCGAGCGCGATGCACTCAAGGGCCTGCGCCAATTGGATGTACGTGTCCCGGAAATGGTCTTTTGCGGGGCGCGGCGCGATCCGCAGCACCGCTGGAAGGCACTGCTGGTCACCGCTGCCCTCGACGGCTTCGACGAAATCGAAAACTGGTACGCCGCCGGCGGCCGTGAGCAATACGGCGAGTTGGTACACGAGCGTTTGCTCAAGGAATTGGCCGGCACCCTGGCGCGTATGCACAAAGGGCGTTGGCAGCACGGTTGCCTGTACATGAAGCATGTTTTCGTGCGGGTCACGGGCGAGGGCGATTCGGCCAGCGTGGACGTGGCGTTGTTGGATTTTGAGAAATGCCGGCAGCGCCTGACCGCTTATCGAGCGGCTTCCCACGACATGCGACAACTGCGCCGCCATTCGTCGTGGAGCAGCGCCGACTGGGAAAAACTCAGCTACTTTTACGAGACGGCGTTTGGCAGCGCTATCAAGGGTTTAACCAAATGA
- a CDS encoding DUF1513 domain-containing protein: MLRRQALAIGSALLGALTLGGWTLFKQKDKGPLLLSARDDADGKHYAVGYRLDGQRVFATQVGQRCHDIINHPTLPIALFVARRPGTESYLIDLRDGALLQTLTANANRHFYGHGVIHKSGDWLYATENDTSDPGRGLLGVYRFEGERLVHSGEMPTHGIGPHQVSWMPDGETLAVANGGIRTEAESRVEMNLDAMEPSLVLMRRDGSLISKETLGQPMNSVRHMGIAHDGTILTGQQFMGPSQERSELLAIKRPGQPFVAFPVADEQLQAMGHYTASVAVHSELRLVALTAPRGNRFFIWDMDSAELRLDGPLPDCAGVGAVADGFVVTSGQGRCRFYDCRQKQLVAKPLELPAGLWDNHLHLI; the protein is encoded by the coding sequence ATGCTCAGGCGACAGGCTTTGGCCATTGGCAGCGCGCTGCTCGGCGCACTCACGCTGGGCGGCTGGACGTTGTTCAAGCAGAAAGACAAAGGCCCGCTGCTGCTGTCGGCGCGGGACGATGCAGACGGCAAGCACTATGCCGTCGGTTATCGCCTGGACGGCCAGCGGGTGTTCGCCACCCAGGTCGGCCAGCGCTGCCACGACATCATCAACCACCCCACGCTGCCGATCGCGCTGTTTGTCGCCCGTCGTCCAGGCACCGAAAGTTACCTGATCGACCTGCGTGATGGCGCGCTGCTGCAAACCCTCACCGCCAATGCCAATCGCCACTTCTACGGCCATGGGGTGATTCACAAGAGCGGCGACTGGCTGTACGCCACCGAGAACGACACCTCCGACCCCGGACGTGGCTTGCTCGGCGTGTACCGATTCGAAGGCGAGCGCCTGGTCCACAGCGGCGAGATGCCCACCCACGGCATCGGCCCGCACCAAGTGTCATGGATGCCCGACGGCGAAACCCTGGCGGTGGCCAACGGCGGCATTCGCACCGAAGCCGAAAGCCGCGTGGAGATGAACCTCGACGCCATGGAGCCGAGCCTGGTGCTGATGCGCCGCGACGGCAGCCTGATCAGCAAGGAAACCCTGGGCCAGCCGATGAACAGCGTGCGCCATATGGGCATCGCCCACGACGGCACCATCCTCACCGGCCAGCAGTTCATGGGGCCGTCCCAGGAGCGTTCCGAGTTGCTGGCGATCAAACGCCCAGGGCAGCCCTTCGTGGCGTTCCCGGTAGCGGATGAACAGCTACAGGCGATGGGGCATTACACCGCCAGCGTCGCGGTACACAGCGAATTGCGCCTGGTGGCATTGACCGCACCGCGGGGCAACCGCTTCTTTATCTGGGACATGGACAGCGCTGAGCTGCGCCTGGATGGGCCATTACCGGACTGCGCCGGTGTCGGTGCGGTGGCGGACGGGTTTGTCGTCACCTCGGGCCAGGGACGGTGCCGCTTCTACGACTGCCGCCAGAAACAGCTGGTCGCCAAACCGTTGGAATTACCGGCCGGGCTTTGGGATAACCACCTGCACTTGATTTGA